The following proteins come from a genomic window of Aphelocoma coerulescens isolate FSJ_1873_10779 chromosome 18, UR_Acoe_1.0, whole genome shotgun sequence:
- the UTS2R gene encoding urotensin-2 receptor: protein MSLTDELESHFLTTPYMVTDTSEDNLFRIRPNASANATGDGAWAAGSTEDMIAICTIGTILSLMCVVGVTGNVYTLLVMCHYLRSSASMYIYIINLALADLLYLLTIPFIVGTYFIQKWYFGDVGCRVLFSLDFLTMHASIFTLTVMSTERYFAVLKPLDTVKRSKSYRKAIAVVIWLVSLLLTLPMLIMIQLVQRDNKSICLPTWSKLSYKVYLTILFGTSIVGPGVIIGYLYIRLAKIYWVSQTASFKQTKRLPNQKVLYLIFTIVLVFWACFLPFWIWQLLFQYYESFPLSPKVMKNINYLTTCLTYSNSCINPFLYTLLTKNYREYLKNRQRSLSSSSGYFQRRNRFQRISGRSLSTSSQHCTETYVLAHAPLGNSSA, encoded by the coding sequence ATGTCCCTAACTGACGAGCTGGAGAGCCACTTCCTCACCACCCCCTACATGGTGACAGACACAAGTGAGGACAACCTGTTCAGAATCAGGCCCAACGCCTCCGCCAACGCCACCGGGGACGGCGCGTGGGCCGCCGGTTCCACGGAGGACATGATTGCCATCTGCACCATCGGGACCATCCTCTCCCTCATGTGCGTGGTTGGGGTGACAGGCAACGTCTACACCCTGCTGGTGATGTGCCACTACCTGCGCTCCTCTGCCTCCATGTACATCTACATCATCAACCTGGCGCTGGCCGACCTGCTCTACCTCCTCACCATCCCCTTCATCGTCGGCACCTACTTCATTCAGAAGTGGTACTTTGGGGACGTTGGCTGTCGAGTCCTGTTCAGCCTGGACTTCCTCACCATGCACGCCAGCATCTTCACCCTCACAGTCATGAGCACGGAGCGCTACTTTGCCGTGCTGAAGCCCCTGGACACGGTGAAGAGGTCCAAGAGCTACCGCAAGGCCATTGCTGTGGTGATCTGGCTGGTGTCACTGCTGCTCACCCTCCCCATGCTCATCATGATCCAGCTGGTGCAAAGGGACAACAAAAGCATCTGCCTGCCCACCTGGAGCAAGCTGTCCTACAAAGTCTATCTCACCATCCTTTTTGGCACCAGCATCGTGGGCCCGGGGGTGATCATTGGCTACCTTTACATCCGCCTGGCTAAGATTTACTGGGTGTCACAGACTGCGTCCTTCAAGCAGACCAAGCGGCTGCCCAACCAGAAGGTGCTCTATTTAATCTTCACCATAGTGCTGGTCTTCTGGGCTTGTTTCTTGCCTTTCTGGATATGGCAGCTCCTCTTCCAGTATTACGAATCCTTCCCTTTATCTCCCAAGGTGATGAAGAACATTAATTACTTGACAACCTGCCTGACCTACAGCAACAGCTGCATCAACCCCTTCCTCTACACCCTGCTCACCAAAAACTACCGGGAGTACCTGAAGAACAGGCAGAggtccctcagcagcagcagtgggtaCTTCCAGAGGAGGAATCGTTTCCAGAGGATTTCAGGGAGATCCCTGTCCACGAGCAGCCAGCACTGCACAGAGACTTACGTCCTTGCTCACGCTCCTTTGGGAAACAGCAGTGCCTGA